The Petrotoga sp. 9PW.55.5.1 genome includes the window ATAATAATGCAGGCTAATAATCTGCAATCAACAAATATAAGGATTGGGCAAGAACTTATAATCCCTGTTAACAATATTGAAGAGTATATCCAATGGCCTTTTTCTAAAACTCAAATCGCTGATTATGAAAAGATTGTCTTTAAATTTGGTGAAAGAGTAGGTGGTGGAATAACAAGTTATATAGGAGTATTAGCTCAAACAGAACAAATCTATCCTATATTACCAGGAAGGGTAATAGAAAGTGGTAAATCCGGAAATGGTAATTGGTATATAAAAATAGATCACGGAAATTCGATTATAAGTGTTGTTGGAAATATTAAAACTCCATATGTAGCAGAAGGTAAATGGGTTGATAGTAACACTTCATTAGGTTTGGTTTCTTCTGATAGTATTGTAACTATTGAACTCTGGAAAAATGGGGAACCAAGGGACCCTCTCAAACTTTTTTACAAAAATGTTGGAGAATTTAGAGCTACCTTTTATACAGAATGGGATGACAAATTGGTATACTCTCCAACGTTTAGATTGACAAGATCAGGAGAAAAACCAATATCGTATAAAACCATAGCAGCAGATCCAAATGTATTACCTTTAGGCACAATAGTTTATATACCTGAACTATCAGATCTCCCTAATAAAGGATTTTTTGAAGTACAAGATACGGGAGCAATGGTTAAAGGTAACAAAATAGATATATATGTTAATGATGTAAGGAGAGCTAACAATACTTTAGAAAATATAACCGTCTATATTGTGGGACAAAAATCTTAAGATGTTGATAATTGTTTTTTCAACAAAGAAACGATAAAAAGGAGTGATAGATAATGTCTCTTACCGTAAAAAGTGGTTACGCATTAAGGGCTTTATTCGAGCTAGCTGTATTAACAAATGATGAAGGAAGGGATAAAGTTTCCATTAGTGAACTTTCTGCAAGACAAAAAATTCCAAAAGATTTTTTGGAAAAAATATTTATAGAACTTAGAGATGCGGGAATTGTAAAATCTATTCGCGGAAAGTTTGGTGGATATTATTTAAACAAAGATCCAAAAGAACTTCGTTTGAGTGAAATTATAAGAGTGTTAGATAAACCACTCCAATCTTTTGATTGTGTGATAGGTGAATGTGAGATAGAAATAGAATGTGCCATAGAATTTGTTTGGAAAAGAGTAGACAATGCAATGATGCTAGAATTAAGGAAAATGACTCTACAAGATGTTATAGACAATGGTAAAAAATTAGCCGCACTAAAG containing:
- a CDS encoding Rrf2 family transcriptional regulator, translated to MSLTVKSGYALRALFELAVLTNDEGRDKVSISELSARQKIPKDFLEKIFIELRDAGIVKSIRGKFGGYYLNKDPKELRLSEIIRVLDKPLQSFDCVIGECEIEIECAIEFVWKRVDNAMMLELRKMTLQDVIDNGKKLAALKEAQKGGTKKKINV